The Corynebacterium pseudopelargi genome contains a region encoding:
- a CDS encoding succinate dehydrogenase/fumarate reductase iron-sulfur subunit, which yields MKLHLEIWRQAGPYSEGHFESVDVPDAVPQMSILELLDHVNSNLIEQGKEPFAFASDCREGICGTCGLLVNGRPHGREQNQPACQQRLLNVKDGETLKIEPFRSAAYPVIKDMVVDRSALDRVMQQGGYVTVNAGTAPDADTLHLNHQTAELALDHAACIGCGACVAACPNGAAHLFTGAKLKHLSLMPLGKEERGKRARKMVDELETNFGHCSLYGECADVCPAGIPLTAVAAVNKERARAAFRAKDD from the coding sequence ATGAAACTCCATCTCGAAATCTGGCGCCAAGCCGGACCGTACAGCGAGGGCCACTTCGAATCGGTCGACGTTCCCGATGCAGTCCCTCAGATGTCCATCCTGGAGCTGCTGGACCACGTCAACAGCAACCTCATCGAGCAGGGCAAGGAACCCTTCGCCTTTGCTTCCGACTGCCGCGAAGGCATTTGCGGCACCTGTGGTCTGTTGGTCAATGGTCGCCCCCACGGCCGCGAGCAAAACCAGCCCGCCTGCCAGCAGCGCCTGCTCAACGTTAAAGACGGTGAGACGCTCAAGATTGAGCCTTTCCGCTCCGCTGCCTACCCCGTGATCAAGGACATGGTCGTTGACCGCTCCGCCCTTGACCGCGTGATGCAGCAGGGTGGTTACGTCACCGTCAACGCCGGCACCGCACCCGATGCCGACACCCTGCACCTCAACCACCAAACCGCAGAGCTCGCACTTGACCACGCCGCATGTATCGGCTGTGGTGCCTGTGTGGCAGCCTGCCCCAATGGTGCAGCACACCTGTTTACCGGTGCGAAGCTCAAGCACCTCTCCCTCATGCCGCTTGGCAAGGAAGAGCGTGGCAAGCGTGCACGCAAGATGGTTGATGAGCTTGAGACCAACTTCGGCCACTGCTCCCTCTACGGTGAGTGCGCCGATGTGTGCCCTGCCGGTATCCCGCTGACCGCGGTGGCCGCAGTGAATAAGGAGCGCGCACGCGCTGCCTTCCGCGCGAAGGACGACTAG
- a CDS encoding fumarate reductase/succinate dehydrogenase flavoprotein subunit, with protein sequence MSNHMQTTARPEFNQPASVVPGVRPGSVLDSAEPKGVPTKEMWDYHKNHMNLVSPLNRRKFRVLVVGTGLSGGAAAAALGELGYDVKVFTYHDAPRRAHSIAAQGGVNSARGKKVDNDGAYRHVKDTVKGGDYRCRESDCWRLAVESVRVIDHMNAIGAPFAREYGGTLATRSFGGVQVSRTYYTRGQTGQQLQLSTASSLQRQIHEGSVEIFTHNEMVDLIVTGEGDNKRCQGLVMRNLINGELTAHTGHAVILATGGYGNVYHMSTLAKNSNAGAMMRAYEQGAYIASPSFIQFHPTGLPVNSEWQSKTILMSESLRNDGRVWSPIKEKDDRDPNTIPEEERDYFLERRYPAFGNLVPRDVASRAISQQINKGLGVGPLHNAAYLDFRDAIERLGQDTIRERYSNLFQMYEEAIGEDPYTTPMRIAPTCHFTMGGLWTDFDEMTSIPGLFAAGECSWTYHGANRLGANSLLSASVDGWFTLPFTIPHYLANHLGEERLGEDAPEVAEALQRAQARIDRLMSVNGTDPHGPEYYHRQLGEILYYSCGVARNVEDLKSGIEKIRALRRDFWANVRVTGKQEEMNQVLEYAQRVADYIDLGELMCVDALDRDESCGAHFRDDHLSPEGEAERDDENWCFVSAWEPGQAEGEFIRHAEPLTFESIPLMTRNYK encoded by the coding sequence ATGAGCAATCACATGCAAACCACAGCTCGCCCTGAGTTCAACCAGCCCGCATCGGTCGTACCCGGTGTGCGCCCCGGTAGCGTTCTCGACTCCGCCGAGCCCAAGGGTGTTCCCACCAAGGAAATGTGGGATTACCACAAGAACCACATGAACCTTGTGTCCCCGCTGAACCGTCGTAAGTTCCGCGTGCTCGTCGTGGGCACCGGCCTTTCCGGTGGCGCCGCAGCCGCCGCACTCGGCGAGCTCGGCTACGACGTCAAGGTCTTCACCTACCACGATGCTCCGCGTCGTGCGCACTCCATTGCTGCACAGGGTGGCGTGAACTCCGCCCGCGGCAAGAAGGTGGACAACGATGGCGCATACCGCCACGTAAAGGACACCGTGAAGGGCGGCGACTACCGCTGCCGCGAGTCCGACTGCTGGCGCTTGGCTGTTGAGTCGGTCCGCGTGATCGACCACATGAACGCCATCGGCGCTCCCTTCGCTCGCGAATACGGCGGCACCCTTGCTACCCGTTCCTTCGGTGGTGTGCAGGTCTCTCGTACCTACTACACCCGTGGCCAGACAGGCCAGCAGCTGCAGCTTTCCACTGCTTCTTCGCTGCAGCGTCAGATCCACGAAGGTTCCGTAGAGATCTTCACCCACAACGAGATGGTTGACCTGATCGTTACTGGCGAGGGCGATAACAAGCGCTGCCAGGGTCTGGTCATGCGCAACCTGATCAACGGTGAGCTCACCGCGCATACCGGTCACGCAGTGATCCTGGCTACCGGCGGTTACGGCAACGTGTACCACATGTCCACGTTGGCAAAGAACTCCAACGCTGGCGCCATGATGCGTGCCTACGAGCAGGGCGCATACATCGCTTCGCCTTCCTTCATTCAGTTCCACCCAACCGGCCTGCCGGTGAACTCCGAGTGGCAGTCGAAGACGATTCTGATGTCCGAGTCGCTGCGTAACGACGGCCGCGTGTGGTCCCCAATCAAGGAGAAGGACGATCGCGACCCCAACACCATCCCCGAGGAGGAGCGCGACTACTTCCTGGAGCGTCGTTACCCCGCCTTCGGCAACCTGGTGCCCCGCGACGTTGCTTCCCGCGCCATCTCCCAGCAGATCAACAAGGGTCTGGGTGTAGGACCGCTGCACAACGCCGCTTACCTTGACTTCCGCGACGCCATCGAGCGTCTGGGTCAAGACACCATCCGCGAGCGCTACTCCAACCTCTTCCAGATGTACGAAGAGGCCATCGGTGAAGACCCCTACACCACGCCGATGCGTATTGCGCCTACCTGCCACTTCACCATGGGTGGCCTGTGGACCGACTTCGATGAGATGACTTCGATTCCTGGTCTGTTCGCAGCAGGCGAGTGCTCCTGGACCTACCACGGCGCTAACCGCCTTGGTGCTAACTCGCTGCTTTCTGCATCGGTTGACGGCTGGTTCACCCTGCCGTTCACCATCCCGCACTACCTGGCCAACCACCTTGGCGAGGAGCGCCTCGGCGAAGATGCGCCTGAGGTTGCTGAGGCACTGCAGCGCGCACAGGCTCGTATTGACCGCCTGATGAGCGTCAACGGCACCGACCCCCACGGCCCTGAGTACTACCACCGCCAGCTCGGCGAGATCCTGTACTACTCCTGTGGTGTGGCTCGTAATGTCGAGGACCTCAAGAGCGGCATTGAGAAGATCCGCGCACTGCGCCGCGACTTCTGGGCCAATGTTCGCGTCACCGGCAAGCAAGAAGAAATGAACCAGGTGCTCGAATACGCTCAGCGCGTAGCCGACTACATCGACTTGGGCGAGCTGATGTGCGTTGACGCACTGGACCGCGACGAGTCCTGTGGTGCACACTTCCGCGACGATCACCTCTCCCCTGAGGGCGAGGCTGAGCGTGACGACGAGAACTGGTGCTTCGTGTCCGCATGGGAGCCTGGCCAGGCTGAGGGCGAGTTCATTCGCCACGCCGAGCCGCTCACCTTCGAATCGATCCCGCTGATGACAAGGAACTACAAGTAA
- a CDS encoding succinate dehydrogenase cytochrome b subunit — protein MTVQNIDREAVAHGKITEKPLRERPKYPTWALKLTMAVTGLIFALFVAFHMAGNLKVFLPFYDDGTHPIDVYGEWLRNMFYPLFPHEAFLWIFRIVLLACLALHIYGAFALTGRSHKSRGKFRRTNLMGGMNSFTTSTMLVTGVVLLAFIIFHILDLTAGVAPAASDQFVHGEIYANMIASFSRWPVTIFYIIAMVTLFLHLTHGIWLATSDLGITGRRWRAVMLFIAYLLPAVVLIGNIAIPLSIALGWIG, from the coding sequence ATGACTGTACAAAATATCGACCGTGAGGCAGTTGCTCACGGCAAAATCACTGAAAAGCCGCTGCGTGAGCGGCCAAAGTATCCAACGTGGGCGCTCAAGCTCACAATGGCCGTAACCGGCCTGATTTTCGCGTTGTTCGTTGCCTTCCACATGGCCGGCAACCTGAAGGTCTTCTTGCCGTTCTATGACGACGGCACGCATCCGATCGACGTTTACGGCGAGTGGCTGCGCAACATGTTCTACCCGCTGTTCCCCCACGAGGCTTTCCTCTGGATCTTCCGCATTGTGCTGCTTGCCTGCCTGGCACTGCACATCTACGGTGCATTCGCCCTGACCGGCCGTTCGCACAAGTCCCGCGGCAAGTTCCGTCGTACCAACCTCATGGGCGGCATGAACAGCTTCACCACCTCGACCATGCTGGTGACCGGCGTGGTGCTGCTGGCCTTCATCATCTTCCACATCCTCGACCTCACTGCAGGTGTGGCACCAGCGGCTTCGGATCAGTTTGTTCACGGTGAGATCTACGCCAACATGATCGCCAGCTTCTCTCGCTGGCCTGTGACCATCTTCTACATCATTGCCATGGTCACCCTGTTCCTGCACCTGACCCACGGCATCTGGCTCGCCACCAGCGACCTCGGTATCACCGGTCGCCGCTGGCGCGCGGTCATGCTCTTCATCGCCTACCTGCTTCCTGCAGTGGTGTTGATCGGCAACATCGCCATTCCGCTGTCCATCGCTTTGGGCTGGATCGGCTAA
- the ramB gene encoding acetate metabolism transcriptional regulator RamB, giving the protein MTKTYVGSRLRQLRRERDLSQASLAHALGLSASYVNQIEHDVRPLTLTVLDRITETFGVDRTFFSRDDNSRLVAEIQDVTLDREICPTPINLEHLSDMVEHHPDVARLMVAMHRRYRNVRDKLSVATDARFAGSNNETAAVSEALSMPHDEVRDFFYAHQNYLDVLDRNAEALAKELAIRTFDIRGTEQAIIQQLRHHGVTIDIRELGGALHHFDRLSNTISLSPLLDTGQRAFRLASELGFLQAGSTIQALVEDAGFNTEEAQRLGMRGLASYYAAALMMPYALFHAQAERCGYDIEYLSTMFGVGYETICHRLSTLQRENLRGIPFTFIRADRAGNISKRQSATGFHFTHAGGTCPLWNVYEAFSTPGQIVRQVAQMPDGRTYLWIARTVRHDIGRFGDTGKLFSIALGCQIQHASRTVYATGLDLNHTVPIGAGCRVCLREDCAQRAFPPVNRPIHIDAHSSSIAPY; this is encoded by the coding sequence ATGACAAAGACCTACGTCGGGTCACGCCTGCGCCAACTCCGCCGCGAACGCGACCTCAGCCAAGCATCACTCGCCCATGCGCTGGGACTTTCGGCCAGCTACGTCAACCAAATCGAACACGACGTGCGCCCCCTTACCCTCACGGTGCTCGACCGCATCACCGAAACCTTTGGCGTAGACCGCACCTTCTTCTCGCGCGACGATAACTCCAGACTCGTAGCCGAGATCCAAGACGTAACCCTCGACCGAGAGATCTGCCCCACCCCCATTAACCTCGAGCATCTCTCCGACATGGTGGAGCACCACCCCGACGTAGCACGGCTCATGGTGGCCATGCACCGTCGATACCGCAATGTGCGCGACAAGCTCAGCGTGGCTACCGATGCGCGCTTCGCCGGCTCCAATAACGAGACAGCAGCGGTCTCCGAGGCGCTATCGATGCCTCACGACGAAGTGCGCGACTTCTTCTACGCCCACCAAAACTACCTCGACGTCCTCGACCGCAATGCTGAGGCTTTGGCAAAGGAATTAGCCATACGCACCTTCGATATCCGCGGCACCGAGCAAGCAATCATCCAACAGCTTCGACACCACGGCGTAACCATCGATATCCGCGAATTGGGCGGAGCACTGCACCACTTCGATCGCCTGAGCAACACCATCAGCCTCTCCCCTTTGCTAGATACAGGGCAACGCGCGTTCCGCCTCGCCTCGGAACTCGGGTTCTTGCAGGCAGGCAGCACCATTCAAGCACTCGTAGAAGATGCAGGCTTTAACACCGAGGAAGCACAGCGCCTAGGCATGCGCGGGCTTGCCTCCTATTACGCGGCGGCACTGATGATGCCCTACGCACTGTTTCATGCCCAAGCCGAGCGCTGCGGATACGACATTGAATACCTCTCCACCATGTTCGGTGTGGGATATGAAACCATCTGCCACCGCCTTTCCACACTGCAAAGGGAGAACCTTCGCGGCATCCCCTTCACCTTCATCCGGGCGGATCGAGCCGGCAATATTTCTAAACGCCAATCAGCCACCGGCTTCCACTTCACCCACGCAGGCGGCACCTGCCCACTGTGGAACGTCTACGAGGCATTTAGCACCCCTGGCCAAATCGTGCGACAGGTGGCTCAAATGCCAGACGGCAGAACGTATCTTTGGATCGCACGCACAGTTCGCCACGATATTGGCCGTTTTGGCGATACAGGCAAACTCTTCTCCATCGCCCTTGGCTGCCAAATCCAGCACGCCTCACGCACCGTGTACGCCACGGGCTTAGACCTCAACCACACAGTGCCCATCGGAGCAGGCTGCCGCGTGTGCTTAAGAGAAGACTGCGCCCAACGCGCCTTCCCGCCTGTGAACCGCCCCATCCATATCGATGCGCACAGCTCTTCCATCGCGCCTTACTAA
- a CDS encoding DUF6767 domain-containing protein has protein sequence MARPEPKCPIRFGEPCSLCVPGASGPQDCQLVALVRDDPELLELQQTMRQNKRSQKQ, from the coding sequence ATGGCACGCCCCGAACCTAAATGTCCGATTCGTTTTGGCGAGCCCTGCTCGCTGTGCGTTCCCGGCGCCAGCGGCCCACAGGACTGCCAACTCGTTGCGCTTGTGCGCGATGATCCAGAGCTGCTCGAACTGCAGCAAACCATGCGCCAGAACAAGCGCAGCCAGAAGCAGTAG
- the lpdA gene encoding dihydrolipoyl dehydrogenase — translation MTDHFDVVVLGAGPGGYVAAIRAAQLGKKVAVVEKQYWGGVCLNVGCIPSKALLKNAEVAHIFNHEAKTFGISGDVSFDYPTAHKRSRKVSAGIVKGVHYLMKKNKITEIDGLGSFKDANTIEVSEGKDEGKTITFDNCIIATGSVVRSLPGVELGGNVLSYEEQILKEEAPKSMVIVGAGAIGMEFAYVLANYGVDVTIVEFMDRVLPNEDADVSKEIAKQYKKLGVKLLTGHKTTAVRDNGDSVEVDVESKDGSKSETLKAERVMISIGFAPRVEGFGLENTGVKLTERGAIDIDERMRTSVDHIYAIGDVTAKLQLAHVAEAQGVVAAETIAGAETEELGDYMMMPRATFCNPQVASFGYTEQAAKEKFSDREIKVASFPFSANGKAAGLAETAGFVKIVADAEFGELLGAHMVGANVSELLPELTLAQRFDLTCEEIGRNVHTHPTLSEAMKEAAEGIMGHMINL, via the coding sequence GTGACTGATCATTTTGACGTAGTAGTTCTCGGCGCTGGCCCTGGTGGCTATGTTGCCGCCATCCGTGCAGCGCAGCTTGGTAAAAAAGTTGCCGTAGTAGAAAAGCAGTATTGGGGCGGTGTCTGCCTGAACGTAGGCTGCATCCCTTCCAAGGCACTGTTGAAGAACGCCGAAGTGGCGCACATCTTCAACCACGAGGCCAAGACCTTTGGCATCTCGGGCGATGTGTCCTTTGATTACCCCACTGCCCACAAGCGTTCCCGCAAGGTATCTGCAGGCATTGTCAAGGGCGTGCACTACCTGATGAAGAAGAACAAGATCACCGAAATCGATGGTCTTGGTAGCTTCAAGGACGCCAACACCATTGAGGTAAGCGAAGGCAAAGACGAAGGCAAGACCATCACCTTCGATAACTGCATCATCGCTACCGGCTCCGTGGTGCGTTCCCTGCCTGGCGTAGAGCTTGGCGGCAATGTGCTTTCTTATGAAGAGCAGATTCTCAAGGAAGAAGCACCGAAGTCCATGGTGATCGTGGGCGCTGGCGCTATCGGCATGGAATTTGCCTATGTGCTGGCGAACTACGGTGTAGACGTCACCATCGTTGAATTCATGGACCGCGTGCTGCCCAATGAAGACGCCGATGTGTCGAAGGAAATTGCCAAGCAGTACAAGAAGCTTGGCGTGAAGCTGCTTACCGGCCACAAGACCACCGCCGTGCGCGATAACGGCGACAGCGTGGAAGTAGATGTGGAATCCAAGGATGGTTCCAAGTCTGAAACCCTCAAGGCTGAGCGCGTGATGATCTCCATCGGCTTTGCTCCCCGCGTTGAAGGCTTCGGCCTTGAAAACACCGGCGTGAAGCTCACCGAGCGCGGCGCCATCGACATTGACGAGCGCATGCGCACCTCCGTGGATCACATCTACGCCATCGGCGATGTGACCGCCAAGCTGCAGCTTGCCCACGTGGCAGAAGCCCAAGGTGTGGTGGCCGCAGAAACCATCGCCGGTGCAGAAACTGAAGAGTTGGGCGATTACATGATGATGCCCCGCGCAACCTTCTGTAACCCGCAGGTGGCATCCTTCGGCTATACCGAGCAGGCAGCCAAGGAGAAGTTCTCCGATCGCGAAATCAAGGTGGCCAGCTTCCCGTTCTCCGCTAACGGCAAGGCAGCCGGCCTGGCTGAAACCGCTGGCTTTGTCAAGATCGTGGCGGACGCAGAATTTGGCGAGCTGCTTGGTGCCCACATGGTTGGCGCCAACGTATCCGAGCTGCTCCCAGAGCTGACCTTGGCACAGCGCTTCGACCTCACCTGCGAGGAAATCGGGCGCAACGTGCACACCCACCCCACGCTTTCAGAGGCAATGAAGGAAGCCGCAGAAGGCATCATGGGCCACATGATCAACCTCTAA
- a CDS encoding alpha/beta hydrolase encodes MKLHRSVAASAAVLALALGSALPAHSSPITPAQVAGDTPLASVHEGATPGMNPLWRNKLDGERQVEMWAHSPSMNRDVPLAVLKASSPNRPTLYLLNGADGGEGSVNWVLRTDALDYYADKDINVVIPMAGAFSYYMDWQEEAPSIGGVQKWETFLTKELPGPLEQALGANDQRAIAGMSMSATSSLLLAEHNPGFYDAVASFSGCAATSDPVTNTFVRLTVNRGGNKPEQIWGPMGSEYNRYNDALIHAEGLRDTPLYISNGTGIMGEYDTPSYLIEQGVSPAEAPIVSGRIAVEGGVIEASTNACTHAMKVRLDTLGIPADYNFRPVGTHSWGYWIQDLRDSWSTIARGFGI; translated from the coding sequence ATGAAGCTTCACCGCAGCGTAGCCGCTTCTGCGGCAGTGCTTGCCCTGGCACTTGGTAGCGCTTTGCCCGCTCATAGCTCTCCGATTACCCCAGCTCAGGTGGCTGGCGACACCCCATTGGCGAGCGTGCATGAAGGTGCTACGCCAGGTATGAATCCGCTGTGGCGCAATAAGCTTGACGGCGAGCGTCAGGTTGAGATGTGGGCTCATTCGCCTTCGATGAACCGCGATGTGCCCTTGGCCGTATTGAAGGCCTCTTCCCCGAATCGTCCCACGCTCTACCTGCTCAACGGTGCCGATGGTGGCGAGGGTTCGGTGAACTGGGTGCTGCGCACCGATGCTTTGGACTACTACGCGGATAAAGACATCAACGTGGTCATCCCCATGGCAGGCGCGTTCTCCTACTACATGGATTGGCAGGAAGAGGCACCAAGCATTGGTGGCGTGCAGAAGTGGGAAACTTTCCTTACCAAGGAACTCCCCGGCCCTCTAGAGCAGGCGCTCGGGGCAAATGATCAGCGCGCCATCGCTGGCATGTCCATGTCTGCTACTTCTTCTTTGCTGCTGGCAGAGCACAACCCCGGTTTCTATGATGCCGTGGCGTCCTTTTCTGGCTGCGCCGCAACCTCCGATCCGGTAACCAATACCTTTGTTCGCCTCACCGTGAATCGTGGCGGCAATAAGCCTGAGCAGATCTGGGGCCCGATGGGTAGCGAGTACAACCGCTACAACGATGCCTTGATCCATGCCGAGGGCCTGCGCGATACGCCTTTGTACATCTCCAATGGCACCGGCATCATGGGCGAGTACGATACGCCTTCTTACCTGATCGAGCAGGGCGTAAGCCCCGCTGAGGCGCCGATCGTTTCTGGCCGTATTGCCGTCGAAGGTGGCGTTATTGAGGCCTCCACCAATGCCTGCACCCACGCCATGAAGGTGAGACTAGACACACTCGGCATTCCGGCAGACTACAACTTCCGCCCAGTTGGGACGCACTCTTGGGGCTATTGGATCCAAGATCTGCGTGATTCCTGGTCGACAATCGCCCGCGGGTTTGGTATCTAA